The following are encoded together in the Thalassomonas haliotis genome:
- the tsf gene encoding translation elongation factor Ts, which yields MAITAAMVKELRERTAAGMMDCKKALQEADGDMELAIENMRKSGQAKAAKKAGNIAAEGTILIKDADGVAALVEVNCQTDFVAKDASFLAFAEEVAQAAITSKASVEELQAQFEEKRIALVTKIGENINVRRVQYIEGTALASYRHGATIGVVVAGEGDAESLKHLAMHVAASKPEYINPEDVPADVVEKEKAIQIDIAMNEGKPQEIAEKMVTGRMKKFTGEVSLTGQAFIMEPKRTVGDVLKEKGVTVSGFVRLEVGEGIEKKDEDFAAEVEAQIAAAKQ from the coding sequence ATGGCAATTACTGCTGCAATGGTTAAAGAATTACGTGAACGCACAGCTGCGGGCATGATGGATTGTAAAAAAGCTTTACAAGAAGCTGACGGCGATATGGAACTTGCGATTGAAAATATGCGTAAGTCCGGTCAGGCAAAAGCGGCTAAGAAAGCCGGTAATATCGCTGCCGAAGGTACTATTTTAATTAAAGATGCTGACGGTGTTGCGGCCTTGGTTGAAGTTAACTGTCAAACTGACTTCGTAGCAAAAGACGCCAGCTTCTTAGCCTTTGCTGAAGAAGTTGCACAAGCGGCTATTACTTCAAAAGCAAGTGTTGAAGAGCTGCAAGCCCAGTTCGAAGAAAAGCGTATTGCGCTAGTGACTAAAATTGGTGAAAACATCAATGTACGTCGCGTTCAATACATCGAAGGTACTGCTTTAGCTTCTTACCGTCACGGCGCCACTATCGGTGTTGTAGTTGCCGGTGAAGGCGATGCAGAATCTCTGAAGCACCTTGCCATGCACGTTGCTGCCAGCAAGCCTGAGTACATCAACCCTGAAGATGTACCTGCCGATGTTGTTGAAAAAGAAAAAGCCATCCAAATCGATATTGCGATGAACGAAGGCAAACCTCAGGAAATCGCTGAGAAAATGGTTACTGGCCGTATGAAGAAATTCACCGGCGAAGTTTCTTTAACCGGTCAGGCTTTCATCATGGAACCTAAGCGTACGGTAGGTGACGTGTTAAAAGAGAAAGGCGTAACGGTTTCCGGCTTTGTTCGTTTAGAAGTTGGTGAAGGTATCGAGAAGAAAGACGAAGATTTCGCTGCTGAAGTTGAAGCGCAAATCGCTGCCGCCAAGCAGTAA
- the rpsB gene encoding 30S ribosomal protein S2, translated as MPNVSMRDMLKAGVHFGHKTRYWNPKMKSYIFGARDKVHIINLEQTVPMFNEALAFLNGVSSKKGKVLFVGTKRAASDAVKDAAIKCDQFYVNHRWLGGMLTNWKTVRQSIKRLKDLEAQSSDGTFDALTKKEALMRTREMEKLEKSLGGIKNMGGLPDALFIIDADHEHIAIKEANNLGIPVISVVDTNSNPDGVDYIVPGNDDAIRAVTLYLDSAANAVLEGREQNIVVQAEKDGFVEAE; from the coding sequence ATGCCAAACGTTTCTATGCGCGATATGCTTAAAGCAGGTGTTCACTTCGGTCACAAGACCCGTTACTGGAACCCGAAAATGAAATCTTACATTTTCGGTGCCCGTGACAAGGTGCATATCATCAACCTTGAGCAAACTGTTCCTATGTTCAACGAAGCTTTAGCCTTCTTAAACGGTGTTTCATCGAAGAAAGGTAAAGTATTATTCGTAGGTACTAAACGCGCAGCAAGCGATGCAGTAAAAGATGCTGCAATTAAATGTGATCAATTCTACGTGAACCACCGCTGGTTAGGTGGTATGTTGACTAACTGGAAAACCGTTCGTCAATCTATCAAGCGTTTAAAAGATCTTGAAGCTCAAAGTTCAGACGGTACTTTCGACGCGCTTACTAAAAAAGAAGCCTTGATGCGTACCCGTGAAATGGAAAAACTTGAGAAAAGCCTTGGTGGTATTAAAAACATGGGTGGTTTACCTGATGCTTTATTCATCATCGATGCCGATCATGAGCACATTGCGATTAAAGAAGCTAACAACCTAGGTATCCCAGTAATTTCTGTTGTTGATACTAACTCAAACCCAGATGGTGTTGATTACATCGTTCCTGGTAATGATGATGCGATCCGTGCGGTAACTTTATACCTGGATTCTGCTGCTAATGCAGTATTAGAAGGTCGTGAGCAAAATATCGTAGTACAAGCTGAAAAAGACGGTTTTGTTGAAGCCGAGTAA
- the map gene encoding type I methionyl aminopeptidase produces the protein MSITIKTQEEIEKMRIAGKLAADVLEMIAPHVKAGVTTEQLDEICAKYTEEVQDAISAPLNYHGFPKSICTSVNHVVCHGIPDNTELKDGDIVNIDITVIKDGYHGDTSKMFLIGDVSPEDARLCRITQEALYTGIKKVKPGVAFGEIGAAIQKFIKKSGRFSIVKDYCGHGIGQEFHEEPQIVHYKNNDTTKMQAGMCFTIEPMINLGRGKTLLDKDDKWTVYTIDGKKSAQWEHTLLVTKTGCEILTLRKDDTIPHILHN, from the coding sequence ATGAGTATTACAATAAAGACTCAAGAAGAAATTGAAAAAATGCGTATCGCCGGCAAACTTGCCGCCGATGTGCTTGAAATGATCGCCCCCCATGTAAAGGCCGGCGTGACCACAGAGCAACTGGACGAGATTTGCGCCAAATATACCGAAGAAGTTCAGGACGCGATTTCCGCGCCGCTGAATTACCACGGCTTCCCAAAATCCATTTGTACTTCGGTTAACCATGTGGTTTGTCACGGTATCCCGGATAATACCGAATTAAAAGACGGCGATATTGTTAACATCGATATTACCGTGATCAAAGACGGCTACCACGGCGATACCAGTAAAATGTTCCTGATCGGCGATGTTTCCCCGGAAGACGCCCGCTTATGCCGTATCACCCAGGAAGCCCTGTACACTGGCATCAAAAAAGTGAAGCCCGGGGTGGCTTTTGGTGAAATCGGCGCCGCCATTCAAAAGTTCATCAAGAAATCCGGCCGTTTCTCTATCGTCAAGGATTATTGCGGGCATGGCATCGGCCAGGAATTCCACGAAGAGCCGCAAATTGTCCATTACAAAAATAATGACACCACAAAAATGCAGGCCGGTATGTGCTTTACCATAGAGCCGATGATCAACCTTGGCCGCGGCAAAACCCTGCTTGATAAAGACGATAAATGGACTGTTTACACCATAGACGGCAAAAAGTCCGCCCAGTGGGAGCATACCCTGCTGGTAACGAAAACCGGTTGTGAGATCTTAACCCTGCGCAAAGACGACACTATCCCCCATATTTTACATAATTAG
- the glnD gene encoding [protein-PII] uridylyltransferase gives MNTQMLVPTEYTDKLAITAAQLSSSDICQLSETFSHWLKQAFEVEDITFLLSARAQFVDKVLTKLWCQHQLDEYQISLIAVGGYGRNELHPHSDIDILLLTQEQRDTALEERISAFITQLWDVKLDIGHSVRSVKECLKQAVKDVTVATNLMEMRLICGNSALSQQLQPLLKEDVFWSSQQFFVAKRQEQQKRHQQYHGAAYTLEPNLKSNPGGLRDIQTIGWVAKRHFVADSLDELVAHEYLTRNEYYELLECQDYLWRMRFALHFVAGRNENRLLFDYQADVAKLLGFGDEGKAVVERMMKRFFRVIARVAELNNMLLQHFQQVILHQDKPLASTTINRDFDLIDGLIYASNDRVFTRPEKLMEMFLLIAQEPKIKGIHSHTLRLMRNARRRLISVLSDYAKSRRLFMAIIRHPRGLGLPLTLMHKHSILGAYLPEWRNIAGQMQFDLFHAYSVDEHSYRLIKNLYRFSQGEHNHEFPLCSKIVQRIRKPEVLYLAGIFHDIAKGRGGDHAKLGAVDALNFSKMHQLNNHDGKMISWLVKHHLLMSVTAQRRDISDPDVIRQFGEIVRDEAHLDYLYCLTVADMRATNESLWNSWKANLLEELYFNTKRAFRRGLEKPVDLRAKIRENQDMAMTLLAEQHLDNEILQKLWREFKADYFLRYSPAQIAWHSRNIIGHDKRKPLVLISTTPYRGGTEVFIYTKGRSGIFATTVALLSGKKLSIHDAKIITSKTGYTLNTFVVLDSHGKAINDSYRAQETAAALARKLSQQSLSDVTLQPISKRLKQFKLPTQVSFIDNNTKRTTLVEIVALDRPGLLASIAQVFQDCKIKIHSAKITTFGEKAEDVFTVSNSDNIALTEAEQAELTSRLCDDISG, from the coding sequence TTGAATACTCAGATGTTAGTACCGACCGAATATACAGATAAACTCGCCATCACAGCAGCCCAACTGAGCAGCAGCGATATTTGCCAGCTAAGCGAGACCTTTAGTCACTGGTTAAAACAGGCCTTTGAAGTTGAAGACATTACCTTTTTGCTTTCGGCCCGGGCCCAGTTTGTCGATAAGGTACTGACAAAACTCTGGTGCCAGCACCAGTTGGATGAATATCAGATCAGTTTAATTGCCGTCGGCGGATATGGCCGTAATGAGCTGCATCCCCATTCCGATATTGATATCCTGCTGCTCACTCAGGAGCAAAGGGATACAGCCCTGGAAGAGCGCATTTCTGCCTTTATTACCCAGCTTTGGGATGTCAAACTTGATATCGGCCACAGCGTGCGCAGCGTTAAAGAATGCCTGAAACAGGCGGTCAAGGATGTCACCGTAGCCACCAATTTGATGGAAATGCGCCTGATCTGCGGCAACAGCGCCTTATCCCAGCAACTGCAACCTTTGCTGAAAGAAGATGTTTTCTGGAGCTCACAACAGTTTTTTGTTGCCAAACGCCAAGAGCAACAGAAACGCCATCAGCAATATCACGGCGCCGCCTACACCCTGGAGCCGAATTTAAAATCCAATCCCGGGGGGCTCAGGGACATACAAACCATAGGCTGGGTAGCCAAACGCCACTTTGTCGCCGATTCCCTCGATGAGCTGGTGGCCCATGAATACCTGACCCGTAATGAATATTATGAACTGCTAGAGTGTCAGGACTATTTATGGCGCATGCGTTTTGCCCTGCATTTTGTCGCCGGGCGCAATGAAAACCGCTTATTGTTTGATTACCAGGCAGATGTCGCCAAGCTGCTCGGTTTTGGCGATGAAGGCAAAGCCGTGGTTGAGCGCATGATGAAACGCTTTTTCCGGGTGATCGCCCGCGTCGCCGAGCTCAATAATATGTTGCTGCAACATTTCCAGCAGGTGATCTTACATCAGGACAAGCCGCTGGCAAGCACAACCATCAACCGGGACTTTGACCTGATCGACGGTTTGATTTATGCCAGCAACGACCGGGTATTTACCCGCCCGGAAAAGCTGATGGAAATGTTCCTGCTTATCGCCCAGGAGCCGAAAATAAAAGGCATACATTCCCATACCTTAAGGCTGATGCGTAATGCCAGGCGTCGCCTGATCTCAGTACTGAGTGACTATGCCAAAAGCCGGCGGCTCTTTATGGCCATAATCCGCCATCCCAGGGGACTGGGCCTGCCCTTAACCTTAATGCACAAACACAGCATTTTAGGGGCCTATTTGCCGGAATGGCGCAATATCGCCGGGCAGATGCAGTTTGACCTGTTCCACGCCTATTCGGTTGACGAGCACAGCTACCGCTTGATCAAAAACCTTTACCGTTTCAGCCAGGGAGAGCATAACCATGAATTTCCCCTGTGCAGTAAAATTGTGCAGCGCATCCGCAAACCCGAAGTCTTGTATCTTGCCGGAATTTTTCATGATATTGCCAAAGGGCGCGGCGGCGATCATGCCAAACTCGGAGCGGTTGATGCGCTGAATTTCAGTAAAATGCACCAGCTCAATAATCATGACGGCAAAATGATTTCCTGGCTGGTCAAACATCACTTGCTGATGTCGGTGACGGCGCAGCGCCGTGATATCTCAGATCCCGATGTTATCCGCCAGTTCGGGGAAATTGTCCGCGATGAAGCCCATCTCGACTATTTATACTGTCTCACCGTCGCCGATATGCGCGCCACCAATGAAAGCTTATGGAACAGCTGGAAGGCCAACCTGCTGGAGGAATTATACTTCAACACCAAGCGCGCCTTCAGGCGTGGACTGGAAAAACCTGTGGATCTGCGGGCAAAAATCCGTGAAAACCAGGATATGGCCATGACCTTGCTTGCTGAGCAGCATTTGGACAACGAAATACTGCAAAAGCTGTGGCGGGAATTTAAGGCGGATTATTTCCTGCGTTATTCCCCGGCGCAAATTGCCTGGCACAGCCGTAATATTATCGGCCACGATAAAAGAAAACCTTTGGTACTGATCAGCACGACCCCTTATCGCGGCGGCACTGAAGTCTTTATTTATACCAAAGGGCGCAGCGGTATTTTTGCCACCACAGTCGCCCTGCTCAGCGGTAAAAAACTGTCCATTCATGATGCCAAGATCATCACCAGTAAAACCGGTTACACCCTTAATACCTTTGTCGTACTCGACAGCCACGGCAAGGCCATCAACGACTCTTACCGGGCACAGGAAACCGCCGCGGCCCTTGCCAGAAAACTGAGCCAGCAGTCGTTAAGTGATGTAACGCTGCAACCGATATCAAAACGTTTAAAGCAATTTAAATTGCCGACCCAGGTCAGCTTTATTGACAACAATACTAAAAGAACCACTTTGGTTGAAATTGTCGCCCTGGACAGACCCGGTCTACTCGCCAGTATCGCCCAGGTCTTTCAGGATTGTAAAATCAAAATTCACTCCGCTAAAATCACCACCTTCGGCGAAAAAGCAGAAGATGTCTTCACCGTATCCAACAGTGACAATATCGCCCTGACAGAAGCGGAGCAGGCGGAGCTGACCTCCAGGTTATGTGACGATATCAGCGGTTAA
- the dapD gene encoding 2,3,4,5-tetrahydropyridine-2,6-dicarboxylate N-succinyltransferase, with protein sequence MNATQKIIEQAFENRANITPKTVSDEVKQAVLDTLALLNTGQARVAEKIAGEWVVHQWLKKAVLLSFRIWDNQVIDGAESKYFDKVPLKYENYQQSDFEADGVRIVPPATVRTGSYVGKDVVVMPSYVNIGAYVDEGTMVDTWATVGSCAQIGKNVHLSGGVGIGGVLEPLQAGPTIIEDNCFIGARSEIVEGVVVEEGAVISMGVYIGQSTRIYDRESGETHYGRVPAGSVVVPGNLPSKCGSYSLYAAIIVKKVDAKTRAKVGVNALLRSISED encoded by the coding sequence ATGAACGCCACACAAAAGATTATCGAACAGGCCTTTGAAAACCGGGCCAATATCACCCCGAAAACCGTCAGTGATGAAGTCAAACAAGCTGTGCTTGACACCCTGGCATTACTTAATACCGGTCAGGCCCGCGTAGCGGAAAAAATTGCCGGTGAATGGGTGGTACACCAGTGGCTGAAAAAGGCGGTATTACTGTCTTTTCGTATCTGGGATAACCAGGTAATTGACGGCGCTGAAAGCAAATATTTTGATAAGGTGCCGCTGAAATACGAAAATTATCAGCAAAGCGACTTTGAAGCCGACGGCGTGCGCATAGTGCCTCCCGCCACGGTACGCACCGGCAGCTATGTCGGTAAGGATGTCGTGGTCATGCCCAGCTATGTCAATATCGGCGCTTATGTCGATGAAGGCACTATGGTCGATACCTGGGCCACCGTTGGCTCCTGTGCCCAGATAGGTAAAAATGTTCATTTATCCGGCGGTGTCGGCATAGGCGGCGTATTAGAACCGCTGCAGGCGGGTCCGACCATCATCGAAGATAACTGCTTTATCGGCGCCCGCTCCGAAATCGTTGAAGGGGTAGTGGTAGAAGAAGGCGCGGTGATCTCTATGGGGGTTTATATCGGCCAAAGCACACGTATTTATGACCGGGAAAGCGGTGAAACCCATTACGGCCGCGTACCGGCAGGCTCGGTTGTGGTACCGGGTAACTTGCCGTCAAAATGCGGCAGTTACAGCTTATATGCCGCGATTATCGTGAAAAAAGTCGATGCCAAAACCCGGGCGAAGGTTGGCGTAAACGCCCTGTTGCGCTCCATCAGCGAAGACTAG
- the truC gene encoding tRNA pseudouridine(65) synthase TruC has protein sequence MSEDQQIPGEEIAEKPVLKVLYQDEYLVAVDKPSGLFVHRSFMDKDEQFFALQLVRDQIGRYVYPLHRLDRPTSGVLLFALTRDVARQMGAAFTDKTIRKTYYALTRGHLLGEAMIDYPLKEKLDKIGDKFSRADKPAQEAQTSYQSLATASLAVPLGKYDSVRYSLVKLLPATGRRHQIRRHLAHLRYPIIGDINYGDNKQNPFFLQYFGFKRLMLMAKKLEFAHPVTGEALSIETGFDRQWLSVFERLGWQEKDFA, from the coding sequence ATGAGTGAAGACCAGCAAATCCCGGGCGAGGAAATAGCAGAAAAGCCGGTACTTAAGGTTTTATATCAGGATGAATACCTGGTGGCGGTGGATAAACCTTCGGGGTTGTTCGTACATCGTAGCTTTATGGATAAAGATGAGCAGTTTTTTGCCCTGCAACTGGTGCGGGATCAAATCGGCCGTTATGTTTACCCGCTGCACCGCCTGGACCGGCCGACGTCGGGGGTTTTGCTTTTTGCATTAACCCGGGACGTAGCCCGGCAGATGGGAGCGGCTTTTACCGATAAAACCATACGGAAAACTTACTATGCCCTGACCCGCGGTCACCTGTTGGGGGAGGCGATGATAGATTATCCGTTAAAAGAGAAACTGGATAAAATCGGTGATAAATTCAGCCGGGCGGATAAGCCGGCGCAGGAGGCGCAAACCTCTTACCAGAGTCTTGCCACTGCCAGTTTAGCTGTGCCTTTGGGGAAATATGACAGCGTGCGCTACTCCCTGGTCAAGCTGTTGCCGGCGACCGGCAGGCGTCATCAGATCCGCCGCCACCTTGCCCACCTGCGTTATCCTATTATCGGCGATATCAACTATGGCGATAATAAGCAAAACCCGTTTTTTCTCCAATACTTTGGTTTTAAGCGTTTGATGCTGATGGCGAAAAAGCTTGAATTTGCTCATCCGGTGACCGGTGAAGCGCTGAGCATTGAAACCGGCTTTGACAGACAATGGCTATCGGTTTTTGAACGGCTGGGCTGGCAAGAAAAGGACTTTGCTTAA
- a CDS encoding YqcC family protein, protein MKKTIHQETSTLLSLLAAELQQQQLWQFDPVPESALQSRQPFCCDTLTFEQWLQFVFIAKLGQMVKEELPLPTNMALCPMAEEAFKSRGQAVAKLINIIGELDELLSGKRAQTMFVSTP, encoded by the coding sequence ATGAAAAAAACGATACACCAAGAGACATCAACTTTGCTGTCGCTGTTAGCAGCCGAATTGCAACAACAGCAGCTGTGGCAGTTCGACCCTGTGCCTGAATCGGCACTGCAAAGTCGCCAGCCTTTTTGCTGCGATACTTTAACCTTTGAACAATGGCTGCAATTTGTCTTTATTGCCAAGCTTGGCCAGATGGTGAAAGAGGAATTGCCCCTGCCGACGAATATGGCGCTGTGCCCCATGGCGGAAGAAGCTTTCAAAAGCCGGGGACAGGCAGTGGCGAAGCTGATCAACATTATCGGCGAGCTTGATGAGCTACTCAGCGGCAAGCGGGCACAAACCATGTTTGTGAGCACGCCATGA
- a CDS encoding DUF3549 family protein, translating into MSAISTISELFTLSDSQYRIYDVGRKIDKISKEQFKKIELNQQPYPYPSQGHAFIAAAFWQKGSSAPYLWFVKIPLDERGLLNQGARNHFIAIIIEALGSDLSADPTQQQEALLKNNPYHFTPAQYKLAALNSIIGLELKQPASGYYRDCYAYLSGETAWDQWQNLGVQGISDFIARIDDKEHQQILSKALPQLPAQVLAPLCSALENKQYPVDVIRSLLARLKSAIDNQEAELGQVLLRALASNCEHIDVTAFADTHLLVPGISSEQLITLSGRCWALLQTPARMSHYLELLIAKQDNELFTAIFKDLVAIPLIRPILFQCMRAPDRSPALAKAIGQLFN; encoded by the coding sequence ATGTCCGCTATTTCCACCATTTCAGAACTTTTTACCTTATCCGACTCTCAATACCGTATTTACGATGTCGGCCGTAAAATAGATAAAATCTCTAAAGAGCAGTTTAAAAAAATTGAATTAAACCAGCAGCCCTACCCTTATCCCAGCCAGGGGCATGCCTTTATCGCCGCCGCTTTCTGGCAAAAAGGCTCCAGTGCGCCGTACTTGTGGTTTGTCAAAATTCCCCTCGATGAGCGAGGTCTGCTGAATCAAGGCGCACGCAATCACTTTATTGCCATTATCATCGAAGCCTTAGGCTCAGATCTGTCTGCAGATCCAACCCAGCAGCAAGAAGCCTTGCTAAAAAATAATCCCTACCACTTTACCCCGGCGCAATATAAATTGGCCGCGTTAAACAGCATCATAGGATTGGAATTAAAACAACCTGCCAGCGGCTATTACCGGGACTGTTATGCTTACCTGAGCGGAGAAACAGCTTGGGATCAGTGGCAAAACTTAGGAGTACAGGGGATCAGTGACTTTATCGCCCGTATCGATGATAAAGAGCACCAGCAAATATTGAGCAAGGCCCTGCCTCAGCTGCCAGCCCAGGTACTGGCTCCCTTGTGCTCGGCCCTGGAAAACAAGCAATATCCGGTTGATGTTATCCGCAGCCTGCTGGCGCGTTTAAAATCAGCAATTGATAACCAAGAAGCTGAACTTGGGCAGGTATTATTAAGAGCACTGGCATCAAATTGTGAACATATCGATGTCACTGCTTTTGCCGATACACATTTGCTGGTACCCGGTATCAGCAGCGAGCAGCTGATCACTCTTTCCGGACGGTGCTGGGCACTGCTGCAAACACCTGCGCGCATGAGCCATTACCTGGAGTTATTAATTGCCAAACAGGATAACGAGCTCTTTACCGCGATTTTTAAAGATTTGGTTGCAATCCCATTAATACGCCCAATATTATTTCAATGTATGCGGGCACCGGATCGCAGCCCTGCCCTGGCAAAGGCCATAGGACAGTTATTTAACTAA
- a CDS encoding DUF3301 domain-containing protein, whose amino-acid sequence MENIYYLLAAFMVCWYFIYLRKISESARRHAARYCEQSGLQYIAIARKFSRPKFDKQHGLYFFSVFEFEFSGDGESSNSGELSLRGLKLNQVDLPAYRI is encoded by the coding sequence ATGGAAAATATTTATTATTTATTGGCGGCGTTTATGGTGTGCTGGTATTTTATCTACCTGAGAAAAATATCTGAGTCCGCCAGAAGACACGCCGCCCGGTATTGCGAGCAAAGCGGTTTGCAATATATTGCCATCGCCCGGAAATTCAGCAGACCAAAATTTGACAAACAGCACGGGTTATATTTTTTCAGTGTCTTTGAATTTGAGTTTAGCGGTGACGGCGAGTCGAGCAATAGCGGCGAGTTAAGCTTACGAGGATTAAAGTTAAACCAGGTGGATTTACCCGCCTATAGAATTTAA